Within Butyrivibrio fibrisolvens, the genomic segment TACAAGCGCAAAATCAGTATATGAATCCATAATTAACATCTTCCTTTCAGTGAATTATTCTAACATAAATATCGGCGCTCGGCTTCCATGCCTCGCTTTTTTTCCCGATATTTATTGCGATGACTTCCTGTCATAAACATAAATATCGGCGCTCGGCTTCCATACCTTATTTTTCCCTCTTAAGTTTTTGGGAAGATAATCCGAAATTACATATGCGATTTTGGATGTTTATGTCTATTTTACAAAACTAATATTGCAATAAAGCTTCAGGGGGCTATCTATGGTTGAAATCCTTAATGAAAAGGAATCAGAACCAAAAGCAACACATTGTGTTACCATCGCAAGTTTTTTGAATACGATAAATGAACATGCCGATTCAATACTAAAAGAGGACTGCTCTTTTATTTTTATTAATGTGTCCAGTTTTAAAACCTTTAACCAGAATTATGGTTTTGCTCAAGGCGATCTGTTTCTTGATTTTCTCACAGATAAGATTCATGATGCATTCCCTACTGATCTTCTGGGCAGAGTATCCGGTGATAGATTTCTGCTCTATGTTAAGACTATCGATACCGACAAGATCAAAAGTAGTATTGGCAAGATACAGGAAGATATTCTGGGCTATAAATCCACCATTCCGCTTCATATAAACTGCGGAATATATATTAATGACAAAAAAGACAAAAAGCCCACCCAGATGATCGACTGCGCCAAGCTTGCCTGCGACTACATAGAAGATAACCTAGGCGATTATGTAATGATCTACAGCGAAAGCATTGAACAGGAACTTGATTTTAAGCATTATATAATCACTGGTTTTGATCAGGCTGTAAAAAACCACTATATACAGCCCTATTTTCAGTGCGAAGTCAGATCTCTCACAAGGAAAATCTGCGGTTATGAAGCGCTGGCAAGATGGATAGATCCCACTTACGGATTCGTATCTCCGGGAGTCTTTGTGCCGATTCTTGAAAACGCAAGGCTCATCCACAAGCTTGACCTGTGCATCATAGATCAGGTATGCCAGGTTCAAAGAGCTGCCATCGACAATGGATTTCCTGTACAACCTATATCCGTCAACTTATCACGTCTTGACTTTCTCTTATGTGATATATTTACAGAAGTTGACAGCTTACGTAAAAAACATAAAGTCCCGATAAAGCTCATCAATATTGAAGTTACAGAAGGAGCTTTTGCCCAGGCCAATACCCCTCTTGAAACAGGTGTTGAAAACTTCAGAAAAGCCGGATATCAGATCTGGATGGATGATTTTGGAAGCGGATTCTCATCTCTCAACAACCTTCAGGCATATCAGTTCGATGTTATCAAAATCGACAGAATGTTTCTCAAGGATATGAACGAAAATCCAAGATCAAGGATAATCCTCGCCAGTGTTATCAACATGGCCAAAACACTTAAAATGCATACCCTTGCTGAAGGAATCGAAACCGAAGAAGAGTTTAACTTCCTTAGATCTATAGGCTGTGAGAAGATACAGGGTTTCTTATTTGGAAAGCCCAAACCATGTGATCCTGATGTTCAGATGGATGATAACTGTGAGGCATCAGATATTCATAACTATTATGATAAGATGGGTGAAGTTAATGTTATCTCCCCGTCTCCATTTGATACCTCTATGACAAGGATATTCAGTGAAGAGGCCATAGCCATATGCGAAATAGAAGGGGAAAGAAATCTAAGCTATATCTTTTATAATGATACCTTTAAAGACCTTCTTGCACATCTCAATATTCATTCTAAAGAACAGGCACAAGACAGAGCCAAGGAATCCGGCATGCGTGAAAACGACATGTTCTTTGAACTTGCAAAAAAAGCTGAGAACACCGGCAAGATAGAGTCAACCGACCTTATCATAAATGGTGCTATTATAAACGAACGACTTAAGTTCCTTGCAAGAAGCGGAGACAAAGCAACCTTCCTTCTATCAAGTACAAATCTGTCTTCACAAAAGAGCATACAACAGGCTCAAAATATTCAGGCCTCTATGCGCCATATGCTTACACTATATTTCAGGATAGATCTGTATGATGAAGATGGAAGTGTAGAGAACATATATCTTAATTCCAGTCAGAACCGAATAACTGATGAAAGTACTGACGCTGTAGAAGCTGTATCTATGTATGCAGATAATTACCTTCCCGAAGATGAGCGTGACAATTTTAAAAACTATTATGACATCACAACTGTACAAAGCAGATTAAAAGAAAATAACGTAGAGTATCTTGTAGGCTTCTATCACTCCATTGTTCCAGAGTTTGAAGATCGTACACAGATATACATACTTCTTCCTTTTAAGATCAATCAAAGACAAAAATACCTGTCACTTGCCAGAAATATGCAATATCCTCCGGATTATGAAAAGCACTTTTAATAAAAAACAGCTAACAACTAAAAAACTTGCGCCTCCAGCGCTTATAAAGCCCCCGCCTGATACGGCAGTGTTCATAAGACAGTAACGCAAAATGAGCACTGTCGCGGTGGATTGGCAAAAAAAGAAGAAGGGGCCAACATTGACAAACTCCTTAAAAACCACTAAACTAATTATAGTGACTAAGTTCCAGATACTCGTGAGGACTGGGACCGCGGGAGGACCTGAGGGCCCTCCTTTAATTTTTTGGGGAGTTTCTATTATGTCTAAGCCATATCTTCCGTATGGGCAGCAAATCCAAAAGCTTATACACGATAAAGGGTTGATAATCAATAATATCAATTATGCTGAGAGAATGCTGACCGATATAGGTTATTTTTCTCTTATTGGTGGATACAAAAATCTTTTCATCAATCCAATGACAAGGAAATATGTGGGCGGAACTACATTTGAAGACATTCTCGCCTTATATCATTTTGATGAAGAACTAAGAACTCTTACGTTTAGCTATCTTATCAAAGTTGAGCAGAAAATTCGTCAGTTAATATCAGACAGCTTCTGTGCATCTTTCGGAGAAAGCCAAATTCAGTATCTTTCACCTACAAATTATAATCAAAATTCGAAATTCACCAATGATGTTGCTAAGCTCATCAACATTTTAGATTATCATGCCAACAAGAATACTGAAAAGTCTTACCTTGTTCATCAAAGAAAGGTATATGGCAATGTCCCGCTATGGGTTACAACTAAAATCCTTACTTTCGGGCAGTTATCAAAATTCTATGGGCTATTACAACATAGGCAACAGAGCATGATTAGTAAAGCATATTCAAATGTATCCGAAAAAGCCCTCGGTCAGTATTTGGGCTGTCTTACTCTTTTTAGAAATGTTTGTGCCCACAATGAAAGACTGTTCAGCCATAACCTGGTGCAAAGAGAGTTCCCAGATACTCCAATACACAAAAAGATGAATCTTCCAATGACTGGTTCTATGTATACTGTCGGAAAAAGAGATTACTTTGGTCTTGTGATTGCATTCAGATATCTTTTACGGAAGGATGAATTTCTGCTATATAAGAAAAGTCTTAAGAAGCTCATAAATCAATACTGCAAGAAAAGCCATAGACTTACCAAAACGGATTTGCTAAAACATATGGGATTACCTACTGATTGGGAGAATATAACTCGCTATAAGATATAGGATTTTTAAGTTGACTTTGCGTATATCCTTTTTCTTTTCGTAATCCAGCAATGATTACATCGCTGTCACCCATGTCAATCAAATCAAGTATGTTAATAACAAGTTGTAAGAAAAAAGGCCTTCAGAAAACAAATCCTGAAGGTCTTCCATATTACTGCAATACCAGCCCATAAATCACAGATCATCTGTCTTTCCACCTAGCATCCAATCCATAGAACATAAGTATTCATAAAAAGTCCTGTATTCCGGAACAGGCCATTTTCCCTCAACATACTCAATCAGATCCGAATCAGCGCTATACTCATCATCGATGCATTCCCCATCTTTATTTTTTATGACTTTTGTCTTTTAAAGTCTCCCAATAATTATTACCACTCATATATCCAAAAGTCTCTTCATCACAGAATCTTTTGACTAGATCTGAACGTAATTCCTCGTAAAAATCTTTACCGTATTGCTTGAAAGAAAGGTGTGAAAACAGTTTTGACTTGGTAAAATCTGATATGGAATCACAATTACTAATCAGGGTCTTCATAATCCTTGCAGTTTCATCAACACTCTTCTCATAAGCAGCAAGCTCTAACTGCATTGACATTTCCTGATAAACGCCCATGTCAAAACATTTTGCTACATCACTACTGGCATCTGCCACTCTATGAGCCAGGTCCAAATCACCATCTTCTTCACATAGGATTTGTAACGCATTCATAATAACGCGAAGCTGATTCACTTCTGCAAGCATCATTTCTTCATATGACACATAAGCTTCATTGATCTTTCCGGTTTTTGCATATATATTTGACTGCATCAGCTTACGTTCCGGGTTGTCTTCTGAATAGTATAATAGATATCTTTCAGCAGTTTGATAATCCTCTTTTCTGTAATAAAAATGAAAAAGAGCCTCCGCTGCGGATTTTCTTATTGATAAATTCTCTGATTCCAATAACCCGGAAAACCAGGAACATATCACATCGTCATATCGGTCACTATCAGCTGCTTCATTAAAAAGCCTCGCCGCATTAAGTACGGTCGCTACTTGCCACTTCAGCCTTTCATTACCGGGATACTCTTCAAGTTTCTTTTTAGCATCAGCAAAGACCTCCTCATATGGCTCGTGCTTCAACCTCCTGTCCAATTCCTTGATGAAGATATCAATCTCTTTATCAGTGATATCATCTTTAAATGACAGTAGTTCATCAGTAGAAATGCCAAATAATCTCGCAATAGGCACTAATAGCGAGATATCCGGAAGGGTATTGTCCTTCTCCCATTTATTTACCGCAGGAGTACTCACTCCAAGCCTGATAGCCATTTCCTCTTGTGTCAGCCCTTTTTCTTTGCGGTACTTTCTTATTACTTTTCCAATAGTCATCTGCAATTCCTCCAAACAGTATTGGAACCGGTTCAATAATAATGATACCTAAGAGGATCTGATTTTGCTATTGAATTCAGGTTAATCATTTGGAAATATTTTTAACCAATGAGAAATTCTTGATTCTTCATATATAAAAAGGCATGTGCCTGTTATTTAAGGCACACACCCTTTAACCTTCCAATAATATGCTCATATTACCTGCAATCCCTCAAGAACCAATAAACGATACAAGCTGAGATATCTCATTCTTAGCCCACTGAATGTCGTTGGAATCTTCGGGTTCGTTGTATTCTTTACGAAGAGTAGTTATGATTAATTCCCATTCCGCTTTTGCCTCTTCATATCTCCCAAGTTTCTTGTATAGGAACGCTAATGAATAGAGCATATCTATTTTATGAGGGGCATTTTGGGCGATATAGGCATTCTTAAAGCTTTCAATTGCATTTTCATATTCATTAAGCCTGTTAAAACGTTCACCCAGCTCATATTGACCAAGCCAATCATCTTTAGGAATTCTGTTCCAGATTTCTTTTGCTCCTGCAGGATTCCCTTTGGCCATTGCAACATCACCAAGAAGTATATCCTTAATGTATTTGTTTTCCCCGGTAAAATATGCCACCTCCAGTAAGGCTTCTGCTTTGTCAAAGTATTTTTTACTGACCATTGCCTCTATCAACATGCAATAGAGATTAGTGTTGCCGGGAAACTTATGGGCATAAGGCTCACATACCCGGATAAACCAGTCATTATCGCTGTGGTACTTATACTCACTTCCGCCTCGGACGCTTCGGTATAAAGCAAAAATCTCTTCATCAAGAGGGCTTATAGTCATTGCTCTTTCAAGCATCTTGCCTGCGGATAGCATATCAGTATTGCATTTTGACAGATAAATCTTGGCGTAACGTTTGATCGCTTCTGTATCATCAGGATTCTCACGAAGTATTCCATCCAAAACCCGCTTGGCATAAGAAAAGTTTTGATCAGTTATAGTTTCTCTTTTAAGCATGTTGTCTATTCTTTCCAGTTCGTCATCGTGAGAAACTGAGAACAGTTCATCGATCCTGACCCCAAAGAAAGCAGCCAGCTTAGGTAACAGAGTAATATCCGGTAAGGTTGTGCCTGTTTCCCATTTGCTCACAGCCTGAAAGGAGATTCCGAGATATTCGGCAAGTTCTTCTTGCGTTACAGATTGTTCTGCACGTAATTGCTTAATTATTCTCCCTAAATTTATATCCATAGTTGAGTTCCTCCGATTTGTTTTCATCAGCTGATGAATGTACTATAGCGCTCGTGGGGCAAATTCACAATAACTGCTTCTTTTAGGGAATTCAACCTGTAAGCGAATTGTGATGAAGCTGAGTATGGTTGCCCCCAACGCAGGATTGCCAAGATAATAGGCGGCGAGGTGGATGTAAAAGCATAAACCATCTCATTATTTTAATAAGAAAAGAAGTCTGGAAGGTATGTTCCTTTCAGACTTCTTCTTTTTTTGCCAATCCACCGCGACAGTGCTCATTTTGCGTTACTGTCTTATGAACACTGCCGTAAGGCAGGGGCTTTATATTATAGTGTCTTTGTCAGTTGCTTACATCTCCTGCTTCCATTCGCAGTCATTTCTAAATCGGACAAGGTCAGCATCTGTTGTTATCTTGTAGTTGTTCTCATCTCCCGGTATCATGACGATCTTCATGCCATCCATGATCGCCGGTTCACTGCTTCCGTGGATGTGGTCCATCTGAGCTTCTGAAAGTTTATTGTTGGCGGCAAGATACTTTCCAAATCTAAAGACTTCAGGAGCCTGACCCGCAAGAACTTTGGACCTTTCCAAAAGATCAGTTATATGCCTTCCATCTTCTGACATATATACAGTATCTCTCATCTTAAGAACAGGAATAGCGCCGTCTGCACCTTCTGCAGCCTCTATGCATGCATCCAGCATCTGCCTCGTCATACATGGCCTTGCAGCATCTATTATGGCTACAAGGTCACCTTCTCCTATAGAGTTTTCCAGTTTCTTAAGTCCGCTTAAAACAGACATCTGCCTGTTGAACCCCGGGCTTGCATACTTGATCTCTACGCCGTGCCTGCCACTGTCCCTGATACTTTCTGCGCAGCAATCACTTACAAGCTGCTTGTACTCATCAACACATACGATAACCACTGTTGATATAACAGGATCTGCGATAACTGTATCTATGACATATGAGATTATAGGTCTTCCGCAGATCTCAATATACTGTTTGGGAGTATTGGTACTGCTGATACGGGCGCCGACACCGCCTGCAAGAATAATAGCTGAACACGAAATAACACTCATAATGACCCCCTTTATTTTAAGAATATCGCAACCAGTCAGCTTTCAACCGAATAATATTTCGACATATTTATATAGATTCTTAAACCTAATTCTTAA encodes:
- a CDS encoding GGDEF domain-containing phosphodiesterase; this encodes MVEILNEKESEPKATHCVTIASFLNTINEHADSILKEDCSFIFINVSSFKTFNQNYGFAQGDLFLDFLTDKIHDAFPTDLLGRVSGDRFLLYVKTIDTDKIKSSIGKIQEDILGYKSTIPLHINCGIYINDKKDKKPTQMIDCAKLACDYIEDNLGDYVMIYSESIEQELDFKHYIITGFDQAVKNHYIQPYFQCEVRSLTRKICGYEALARWIDPTYGFVSPGVFVPILENARLIHKLDLCIIDQVCQVQRAAIDNGFPVQPISVNLSRLDFLLCDIFTEVDSLRKKHKVPIKLINIEVTEGAFAQANTPLETGVENFRKAGYQIWMDDFGSGFSSLNNLQAYQFDVIKIDRMFLKDMNENPRSRIILASVINMAKTLKMHTLAEGIETEEEFNFLRSIGCEKIQGFLFGKPKPCDPDVQMDDNCEASDIHNYYDKMGEVNVISPSPFDTSMTRIFSEEAIAICEIEGERNLSYIFYNDTFKDLLAHLNIHSKEQAQDRAKESGMRENDMFFELAKKAENTGKIESTDLIINGAIINERLKFLARSGDKATFLLSSTNLSSQKSIQQAQNIQASMRHMLTLYFRIDLYDEDGSVENIYLNSSQNRITDESTDAVEAVSMYADNYLPEDERDNFKNYYDITTVQSRLKENNVEYLVGFYHSIVPEFEDRTQIYILLPFKINQRQKYLSLARNMQYPPDYEKHF
- a CDS encoding Abi family protein; translated protein: MSTVAVDWQKKKKGPTLTNSLKTTKLIIVTKFQILVRTGTAGGPEGPPLIFWGVSIMSKPYLPYGQQIQKLIHDKGLIINNINYAERMLTDIGYFSLIGGYKNLFINPMTRKYVGGTTFEDILALYHFDEELRTLTFSYLIKVEQKIRQLISDSFCASFGESQIQYLSPTNYNQNSKFTNDVAKLINILDYHANKNTEKSYLVHQRKVYGNVPLWVTTKILTFGQLSKFYGLLQHRQQSMISKAYSNVSEKALGQYLGCLTLFRNVCAHNERLFSHNLVQREFPDTPIHKKMNLPMTGSMYTVGKRDYFGLVIAFRYLLRKDEFLLYKKSLKKLINQYCKKSHRLTKTDLLKHMGLPTDWENITRYKI
- a CDS encoding helix-turn-helix domain-containing protein, which encodes MTIGKVIRKYRKEKGLTQEEMAIRLGVSTPAVNKWEKDNTLPDISLLVPIARLFGISTDELLSFKDDITDKEIDIFIKELDRRLKHEPYEEVFADAKKKLEEYPGNERLKWQVATVLNAARLFNEAADSDRYDDVICSWFSGLLESENLSIRKSAAEALFHFYYRKEDYQTAERYLLYYSEDNPERKLMQSNIYAKTGKINEAYVSYEEMMLAEVNQLRVIMNALQILCEEDGDLDLAHRVADASSDVAKCFDMGVYQEMSMQLELAAYEKSVDETARIMKTLISNCDSISDFTKSKLFSHLSFKQYGKDFYEELRSDLVKRFCDEETFGYMSGNNYWETLKDKSHKK
- a CDS encoding helix-turn-helix domain-containing protein codes for the protein MDINLGRIIKQLRAEQSVTQEELAEYLGISFQAVSKWETGTTLPDITLLPKLAAFFGVRIDELFSVSHDDELERIDNMLKRETITDQNFSYAKRVLDGILRENPDDTEAIKRYAKIYLSKCNTDMLSAGKMLERAMTISPLDEEIFALYRSVRGGSEYKYHSDNDWFIRVCEPYAHKFPGNTNLYCMLIEAMVSKKYFDKAEALLEVAYFTGENKYIKDILLGDVAMAKGNPAGAKEIWNRIPKDDWLGQYELGERFNRLNEYENAIESFKNAYIAQNAPHKIDMLYSLAFLYKKLGRYEEAKAEWELIITTLRKEYNEPEDSNDIQWAKNEISQLVSFIGS
- a CDS encoding IspD/TarI family cytidylyltransferase, with amino-acid sequence MSVISCSAIILAGGVGARISSTNTPKQYIEICGRPIISYVIDTVIADPVISTVVIVCVDEYKQLVSDCCAESIRDSGRHGVEIKYASPGFNRQMSVLSGLKKLENSIGEGDLVAIIDAARPCMTRQMLDACIEAAEGADGAIPVLKMRDTVYMSEDGRHITDLLERSKVLAGQAPEVFRFGKYLAANNKLSEAQMDHIHGSSEPAIMDGMKIVMIPGDENNYKITTDADLVRFRNDCEWKQEM